The following proteins are co-located in the Spea bombifrons isolate aSpeBom1 chromosome 3, aSpeBom1.2.pri, whole genome shotgun sequence genome:
- the LOC128483989 gene encoding protein kinase C delta type-like has product MTLDKGLSVPQKSNGGRREKESCSCTEKGNIQCQSRANSPAQTKHSVKDARRNVRKRHKISANSSAPEKKIHRYEEPNRSGEDCLSVKSSRDSLPISLSSLRFQFELGQGAFGKVMLASFTGNDSMVAVKMVSKKATKHILPEKRTLELARNSPFLCHGYAAFQTETRVFFIMEYMPAGSLEQYMRRVGCMKERTARFYSAEIACGLQYLHSRGIIHRDLKPDNILLDGRGHAKISDFGLVAEDIFGATLTTGRRGTFLYMAPEIHLGKGYGAAVDWWSFGVMLFRMLNEGLFPFYCGNCKKATARSIIHDDPHYHQGLSKRAVAILKELLKKDPEHRLGNTGDIRQHPFFQHIKWGDLEKCKIAPPWHWTLRSKHNRKSLQRMPPCLEVTQKCPHLCNNQFLFGLSFVSPDWMISLK; this is encoded by the coding sequence ATGACCTTGGACAAAGGACTCTCAGTACCCCAAAAGAGCAAtggggggagaagagaaaaggaaagctgCAGTTGTACTGAAAAGGGGAACATCCAGTGCCAAAGCAGGGCAAATAGTCCAGCGCAAACAAAACATTCTGTAAAAGATGCAAGAAGGAATGTGAGAAAACGGCACAAAATCAGTGCAAACAGCAGTGCCCCTGAGaagaaaatacatagatatgAGGAGCCAAATAGATCAGGAGAAGATTGTCTAAGTGTGAAGAGCTCTAGAGACTCCCTCCCCATTTCACTGTCCAGCCTTAGGTTTCAGTTTGAGCTAGGACAGGGGGCATTTGggaaagtcatgttggcttcatTCACTGGAAATGATTCCATGGTAGCAGTTAAAATGGTTAGCAAGAAAGCCACAAAGCATATATTACCAGAGAAGAGGACATTGGAGTTGGCTAGGAACAGCCCGTTTCTCTGCCATGGGTACGCTGCCTTCCAGACAGAAACCCGTGTCTTCTTTATCATGGAATACATGCCTGCAGGGAGCCTTGAACAGTACATGCGCAGAGTGGGCTGCATGAAGGAGAGAACAGCAAGGTTTTATTCAGCAGAAATAGCCTGTGGCCTCCAATACCTTCATTCCCGCGGCATTATCCATAGGGACCTGAAACCAGAcaacatcttacttgatggtAGAGGGCATGCCAAAATAAGTGATTTTGGCCTTGTCGCAGAAGATATTTTTGGAGCCACACTGACAACGGGACGCCGTGGGACTTTCTTGTACATGGCCCCAGAGATACATTTGGGCAAGGGATATGGagctgctgtggactggtggtccttcggagTGATGCTGTTCCGCATGCTCAATGAGGGACTATTTCCTTTCTATTGTGGAAACTGTAAGAAAGCTACGGCCCGTTCAATTATTCACGATGACCCTCATTACCACCAAGGGTTGAGCAAACGAGCTGTGGCCATCTTGAAAGAACTCCTGAAAAAGGATCCTGAGCATCGTCTTGGAAATACAGGTGACATCAGGCAGCACCCATTCTTTCAACACATCAAGTGGGGAGATTTAGAAAAGTGCAAGATAGCCCCTCCATGGCACTGGACTTTAAGATCAAAGCACAATCGGAAATCTCTCCAGCGCATGCCACCATGTCTGGAGGTCACCCAGAAATGCCCTCATCTTTGCAACAACCAGTTCTTGTTTGGGCTTTCCTTTGTCAGTCCAGATTGGATGATCTCTCTCAAGTGA